One region of Salvelinus namaycush isolate Seneca chromosome 3, SaNama_1.0, whole genome shotgun sequence genomic DNA includes:
- the LOC120044257 gene encoding LIM/homeobox protein Lhx5-like, translated as MMVHCAGCDRPILDRFLLNVLDQAWHAKCVQCCECNCNLTEKCFSRDGKLYCKIDFFRRFGTKCAGCLQGISPSDLVRKARSKVFHLNCFTCMVCNKQLSTGEELYVIDENKFVCKEDYLSSGAIKEVNLNSVSSCTDRSLSPDLQDPMQDDTKETDNSTCSDKDTNNNENEEQSSGTKRRGPRTTIKAKQLETLKAAFVATPKPTRHIREQLAQETGLNMRVIQVWFQNRRSKERRMKQLSALGARRHAFFRGPRRMRSMGGRLEDPDILGPGAYGYYTEYQGDYYGGGNYEFFPHGPPSSQAQSPAESPYIHGGAMEGSVSAHHPSDDQRFTDMISHADTPSPEPGLPSSLHPVPGEAYGGGPSPPFSLASNSSYSAPMSHPGQEMGETTVW; from the exons ATGATGGTCCACTGCGCCGGGTGCGACAGGCCCATCCTGGACCGGTTCCTGCTTAACGTGTTGGACCAAGCCTGGCACGCCAAATGCGTCCAGTGCTGCGAGTGCAACTGTAATCTGACAGAGAAGTGCTTCTCCCGGGATGGGAAGCTCTATTGTAAAATTGACTTTTTCAG GAGGTTTGGGACGAAGTGCGCAGGATGCCTCCAAGGCATCTCTCCCAGTGATCTGGTGCGCAAGGCGCGCAGCAAGGTGTTCCATCTCAACTGCTTCACGTGCATGGTGTGCAACAAGCAGCTGTCCACGGGCGAGGAACTCTATGTCATTGACGAAAATAAATTTGTTTGTAAAGAAGACTACCTGAGCTCAGGGGCGATCAAGGAAGTCAACTTGAATTCAG TGTCATCCTGCACAGACAGAAGTTTATCGCCGGACCTCCAGGACCCGATGCAGGACGACACAAAAGAGACGGACAATTCCACATGCTCAGATAAGGACACGAACAATAACGAGAATGAGGAGCAGAGTTCGGGTACGAAGCGGCGAGGTCCGCGAACCACCATCAAAGCCAAGCAGCTGGAAACGCTGAAGGCTGCCTTCGTGGCCACGCCGAAACCCACCCGACACATCCGGGAACAGTTGGCCCAGGAGACGGGACTCAACATGCGGGTTATACAG GTGTGGTTCCAGAACCGTCGGTCTAAGGAGCGGAGGATGAAGCAGCTGAGTGCTCTGGGAGCCCGGCGGCACGCCTTCTTCAGAGGGCCCCGGAGGATGAGGTCCATGGGTGGACGACTGGAGGACCCAGACATACTGGGGCCTGGGGCCTACGGATACTACACAG AGTACCAGGGCGACTACTACGGAGGGGGAAACTATGAATTCTTCCCCCACGGCCCTCCCTCCTCTCAGGCTCAGTCTCCAGCAGAATCCCCCTACATCCATGGAGGGGCCATGGAGGGCTCTGTGTCAGCCCACCACCCCTCTGACGACCAGAGGTTCACGGACATGATCTCCCACGCAGATACCCCCAGCCCAGAGCCCGGCCTGCCCAGCTCCCTGCATCCTGTCCCTGGTGAGGCATACGGAGGGGGGCCCAGCCCACCATTCTCCCTGGCTAGTAACTCCAGCTACAGCGCCCCCATGTCCCACCCTGGACAGGAGATGGGAGAGACCACCGTCTGGTAG